Proteins found in one Plasmodium sp. gorilla clade G2 genome assembly, chromosome: 14 genomic segment:
- a CDS encoding CUGBP Elav-like family member 2, putative has product MSYLSNMSNMNSMNNNTQQYNNENSESPYGEPRMNEQCSYQMNSPYNPAPSIPIKLFVSSIPKNLTEEDIKSIFQEYGNIQDVVFIKDKKPNVNRSNVFVRMESIFYGQKAIKDLHGKKTLCETLGPLIVKFAIGELEKYGVNMNNANENEAKLFVGSLPKEITEEELRELFNRYGNVTEVYIMKNSNGVSKRCAFVNYAYKEQGIFAIQNMNGKIATENADKPIEVRFAETKNQLQEKHLFNRSLMNPLNNNMNNMNNMNNMNNMNNMNNMNNMNNMDNMDNFDNMDNNNNNNNNNSYMQSQAFKNMNMDNFNRYSMNMNYNMQNNNNNQRNNNNNNNNSDNNNNNNNNNNGNNNNSNNNSNNNSPWKQYYSKEEGRPYYHNEITGETQWQKPRKIEQNFINPINMNEVTGPVGANIFIFHIPNEWIQTDLLSAFSPFGNIISAHIATERDTGRNRGFAFVSYDNVDSAINAVKYMNGFLAHKKKLKVTIKKGEEQYVQALINQRNKLNSNDARRNFIENTTNA; this is encoded by the coding sequence atgaGTTATTTGAGCAACATGAGCAATATGAATAGCATGAATAACAACACACAACAATATAACAACGAGAACAGTGAGAGTCCTTATGGGGAGCCAAGAATGAATGAACAATGTTCATATCAAATGAATAGTCCATATAACCCAGCTCCATCTATACCTATTAAACTGTTTGTAAGTTCAATACCTAAAAATTTAACAgaagaagatataaaatCTATATTTCAAGAATATGGAAATATACAAGATGTTGTATTCATAAAGGATAAGAAGCCTAATGTAAATAGGTCAAATGTGTTTGTTCGTATGGAATCTATATTTTATGGTCAAAAGGCTATAAAGGATTTACATGGAAAGAAAACATTATGTGAAACCTTAGGACCATTAATTGTTAAGTTTGCTATAGGTGAATTAGAAAAGTATGGTGTGAATATGAACAATGCTAATGAAAATGAAGCCAAATTATTTGTGGGTTCATTACCAAAAGAAATAACAGAAGAAGAATTAAGagaattatttaatagaTATGGAAATGTTACAgaagtatatataatgaagaatAGTAATGGTGTAAGTAAAAGATGTGCATTTGTTAATTATGCATATAAAGAACAAGGTATTTTTGCTATACAAAATATGAATGGAAAAATAGCTACAGAAAATGCAGATAAACCAATTGAAGTTAGATTTGCAGAAACAAAGAATCAATTACAAGAAAAACATTTGTTTAATAGATCTTTAATGAAtccattaaataataatatgaacaatatgaataatatgaataatatgaataatatgaataatatgaacaatatgaataatatgaataatatggataatatgGACAATTTTGACaatatggataataataataataataataataataattcctATATGCAATCTCAggcatttaaaaatatgaatatggATAATTTTAATAGATATTCAatgaatatgaattataacatgcaaaataataacaataaccaaagaaataataacaacaataataataatagtgataataataataataataataataataataatggtaacaacaacaacagtaataataatagtaataataattcaccTTGGAAACAATATTATTCAAAAGAAGAAGGAAGaccatattatcataatgaaATTACAGGAGAAACACAATGGCAAAAACCTAGAAAAATCGaacaaaattttattaacccaattaatatgaatgaagTCACAGGTCCTGTAGGtgcaaatatttttattttccatataCCTAATGAATGGATACAAACAGATTTATTATCTGCATTCTCTCCTTTtggtaatattatatcagCTCATATTGCAACAGAAAGAGATACAGGAAGGAACAGAGGATTTGCATTCGTATCTTATGATAATGTTGATAGTGCTATCAATGCtgttaaatatatgaatggTTTCTTAGctcataaaaagaaattaaaagttACCATTAAAAAAGGGGAAGAACAATATGTACAAGCCTTAATAAATcaaagaaataaattaaacAGTAATGATGCCAGAAGGAATTTTATTGAGAATACAACAAATGCATAA
- a CDS encoding cytidine diphosphate-diacylglycerol synthase: MPRKNSKTMTNKCANSNSNDFIEDRVLDDKKRKKSTESSTVDEKRDTIKTRSKSKSLEDSNGGIENIDKVKISNNNRKKKSESMINNDDENDNIKNISHTNSLNHANSMNSINNNINDEVYKLDSFEYEEEFKKKNIRNSECKRRRNLKDMKYFKEIKPLKDIVNLKNNNHNNNNNNQYNNGIFSSLTRFCGYNSKNSFYSNRSKQSTSSNSNLQNNTNLINSDSFESKLQTFKIRSQWTFILILIYFIILGAGHFYCSLLVLILVTTLYKEIISLKSIENKDKKLPEIFYIRWYWFFLTIITLGIPWVIPKLKHQIPLYKFLLTYHSINMFILAFVGFVWFILSLRKFSLKYQFSQIGIILLSSLFIVTQSLMHIANIYSGMIWFIVPVSSVVINDIFAYVFGILFGKTRLIQLSPKKTVEGYVGSSIITIVWGILITYFLQRYKFFICPQKYITFKPFVSWNYIDCDINPIFQQKVYEVPTHISSIISIKNIYYSKMLFHGLMLSLFAAFLAPFGGFFASGFKRALKIKDFGKSIPGHGGVTDRFDCQIFIGMFTYIYMKTFVKIKGGIYSYDLLIESIQKLDHKEIIRLFNQIKNMVDKKRKKSCTDNNKNDIQIRKDKRPNIDKACTDKKKIPNN, from the coding sequence atgccaAGAAAGAATTCAAAAACAATGACAAATAAATGCGCAAATAGTAACTCTAACGATTTTATTGAAGATAGAGTTCTTGATGATAAAAAGAGGAAGAAGAGCACTGAGAGTTCAACTGTTGATGAAAAAAGGGATACAATAAAAACAAGAAGTAAAAGCAAAAGTTTAGAGGACAGTAATGGAGgtatagaaaatatagataaagtAAAAatttctaataataatagaaagaaaaaaagtgAAAGCAtgataaataatgatgatgaaaatgataatattaagaaTATAAGTCATACTAACAGTTTGAATCATGCTAATAGTATGAACAGtattaacaataatataaatgatgaagtATATAAATTAGATAGTTTTGAATATGAAGaagaatttaaaaagaaaaatataagaaattcAGAATGTAAAAGGAGGAGGAATTTAAAagatatgaaatattttaaagagATAAAACCATTAAAAGATAttgtaaatttaaaaaataacaaccataataataataataataatcaatataataatggtATATTTTCTAGTTTAACCAGATTTTGTGGTTATAATAGTAAAAACAGTTTTTATTCTAATCGATCAAAACAAAGTACAAGTAGTAATAgtaatttacaaaataatacgAATCTAATAAATTCGGATAGTTTTGAATCAAAACTTCAAACTTTTAAAATACGATCACAATGgacatttatattaatattaatatattttataatattaggAGCTGGACATTTTTATTGTTCATTATTAGTATTAATATTAGTAACAACCTTATATAAAGAGATAATATCTTTAAAAAgtatagaaaataaagataaaaaattaccagaaatattttatattagatGGTATTGGTTTTTTTTGACAATTATAACATTAGGTATACCATGGGTTATACCAAAATTAAAACATCAAATacctttatataaatttttattaacatatcattcaataaatatgtttatattagcATTTGTTGGATTTGTAtggtttatattatcattaagaAAGTTTTCTTTAAAGTATCAGTTTTCACAAATaggaataatattattatcttctttatttatagtaACACAATCTTTAATGCATATAGCAAATATTTATTCTGGTATGATATGGTTCATTGTACCTGTATCATCAGTTGTTATTAATGATATTTTTGCTTATGTTTTTGGTATCTTATTTGGAAAAACAAGATTAATACAATTATCACCTAAAAAAACAGTGGAAGGATATGTAGGTTCTTCAATTATTACTATTGTATGGGGTATTTTAATAACATACTTTTTACaaagatataaattttttatatgcccacaaaaatatattacattcaAACCATTTGTATCATGGAATTATATTGATTGTGATATTAATCCTATATTTCAACAGAAAGTATATGAAGTACCTACACATATTTCTTCTATCATATctatcaaaaatatttattatagtaAAATGTTATTTCATGGCCTTATGTTAAGCCTTTTTGCTGCATTCTTAGCTCCTTTCGGTGGATTTTTTGCATCTGGATTTAAAAGAGCTCTTAAAATTAAAGACTTTGGAAAATCCATACCAGGTCATGGAGGTGTTACAGATAGATTCGATTGCCAAATTTTTATTGGAATGTttacttatatttatatgaaaacatttgttaaaattaaaggaggaatatattcatatgatcTACTTATTGAATCTATACAAAAATTAGAtcataaagaaataattagATTATTTAATCAAATCAAAAATATGGtagataaaaaaagaaaaaaatcatGTACagacaataataaaaatgatatacaaATAAGAAAGGACAAAAGGCCAAATATAGATAAAGCTTGTACtgacaagaaaaaaattccAAACAActga
- a CDS encoding ER membrane protein complex subunit 2, putative, protein MKEENILYYVDDNVKSLKRNYEICLEKNIQELIIYYGFKLLKKYGKKNSIYKWNLYEEILKACIELKLYEYVDIYFRKLNDRFGHLNGKKFEILKGMVYELNDKNEEALCIYKNYLYNDPSDLIIRAKIVKLKKKVERNINNVIQLLNDHLKEFPVDVEAWHELGEIYLKSCYYTYALYCFEEILIHAPKNLYYILSCAELHYTISQYELSSKYFCLSIKLQKNNIRALWGIVLVNLSRYANKKGKNLNDNVDVILTKKCIDRLYNLYDKNTNFLYRNVILQYLKEVGESFV, encoded by the coding sequence atgaaagaagAGAATATATTGTATTACGTAGATGATAATGTTAAGAGCCTAAAGAGAAATTATGAAATATGTTTAGAAAAGAATATACaagaattaataatatattatggattcaaattattaaaaaaatatggaaagaAGAATTCCATATATAAGTGGAATTTATATGAAGAGATATTAAAAGCATGTATTGAATTAAAGTTATATGAATatgttgatatatattttagaaaATTGAATGATAGATTTGGACAtttaaatggaaaaaaatttgaaatattaaaaggtATGGTATATGAATTAAATGATAAGAATGAGGAAgcattatgtatatataaaaattatttatataatgaccCAAGTGATTTAATAATAAGAGCAAAAAttgttaaattaaaaaaaaaagtagaaagaaatattaataatgttatACAATTATTGAATGATCATTTAAAAGAATTTCCAGTAGATGTTGAAGCATGGCATGAATTAggagaaatatatttaaaaagttGTTATTACACATATGCATTATATTGTTTtgaagaaatattaatacatgCTCCtaagaatttatattatatactttcATGTGCTGAATTACATTATACTATATCTCAATATGAATTAAGcagtaaatatttttgtttatctataaaattacagaaaaataatataagagCTTTATGGGGTATCGTACTTGTTAATTTATCAAGATATGCGAataaaaagggaaaaaatttaaatgacAATGTAGATGttattttaacaaaaaaatgtatagaTAGGTTATATAAtctatatgataaaaatacgAACTTTCTTTATAGGAACGTTATACTTCAATATTTGAAAGAAGTAGGAGAATCATTcgtatga
- a CDS encoding alpha/beta hydrolase, putative, protein MYSQYDIEYEYVTCTKGYTFIIYSPNLFENVNAKKSDSTSPYTENNKDDEEEEEQQQDDINNENIIVLFLHGLNGNSYQFENVFYTLIHFNYKFISLDFYGHGNSSLLRNVNKFTEKLFIEQIYDVLKKKNIFNSNFVVIGFSMGCIIAAHLSVDNKLKIKKYCLISAAGLAKPRHRFLHFLLKHNIRLCLRVAKRYSYLFVNEEAFKNEYNDIQNNAYYSHNRYSVLKENHEKFIETFLKVLTGTKIQDSKKYYSAFLKKNSDVLFIYGRDDDVTPYAYTIKFLEKQKKYINNVKLIIFPECSHLVLTEKSYELVQHIIYFLQNKYIYNVEKNSDDI, encoded by the exons ATGTATTCACAATACGACATAGAATATGAATATGTTACATGTACCAAAGGATATACgttcataatatattctcCAAATTTATTTGAAAATGTAAATGCAAAAAAAAGTGATTCTACATCACCATATACTGAGAATAATAaggatgatgaagaagaagaagagcAACAACAAGacgatataaataatgaaaatattattgttttatttttacatggATTAAACGGAAATAGTTATCAATTTGAAAACGTCTTTTATACATTAATACATTTTAactataaatttatatcacTAG atttTTATGGGCATGGGAATAGTAGTCTCTTACGAAACGTTAATAAATTTACagaaaaattattcatagaacaaatatatgatgttttaaaaaaaaaaaatatatttaattctaATTTTGTTGTTATTGGATTTTCTATGGGTTGTATTATAGcag CACATTTATCTGTCGATAATAAACTAAAGATAAAAAAGTACTGCTTAATAAGCGCAGCCGGACTAGCCAAACCAAGGCATCGATTTTTACA ttttttattaaaacataacATTCGTCTTTGTCTACGAGTCGCAAAAAGATAtagttatttatttgtaaatgAAGAAGCATTTaaa aatgaatataatgatattcaGAACAATGCTTATTATAGTCATAACAGATATTCTGTTCTAAAAGAAAAT CATGAAAAATTTATAGAGACATTCTTAAAAGTTCTGACTGGGACAAAAATACAAGAttctaaaaaatattatagcgccttcttgaaaaaaaattcagaCGTTCTCTTCATTTATGg AAGAGATGATGATGTTACACCTTATGCTTAtacaataaaatttttagaaaaacaaaaaaaatatataaataatgttaaACTAATAATATTTCCTGAATGCTCACATCTTGTATTAACAGAAAAATCATATGAATTAGTtcaacatattatttattttttacaaaataaatatatatataatgtagaaaaaaatagtgacgatatataa
- a CDS encoding cytidine triphosphate synthetase, whose product MDSVDDEKPITKYIIVTGGNMSGLGKGTAMSSMAVLLLTKNILLTTIKIDPYLNIDAGTMSPYEHGEVYVLEDGGEVDLDLGNYERFLNIRLTYKNNITSGKIYEEVIKKERKGEYLGKTVQVVPHVTDAIQKWIKDVIDENIKKMKKEYNIDSFNKIPCMCLIEVGGTVGDIESAVYLEALQQLINNLNNDDVCLCHLSYVPITGNLREQKTKPTQHSVKILREAGLKPDFIFCRCEEPLTQEAIKKIALFSQVKNEHVISLHDTSNVYKVPLILEKQNVCINVLKKLNLENIVLNNKLQISPYSFNIWKQLADRYESPTEQVVIGIVGKYTASNDTYLSIISSLVHACLECGFKLVIKYINSSHLSLKQKKQKKNMDWKKKAKKYSYENFYENSSTEKLIFVDDTTSDEDYDKKRRIKYEKAWETLKSVDGVLVPGGFGTRGIEGKYLSSKYCRLHNIPYLGICLGMQIAVIDVAREYLNVNANSEEFEDTTEMQSTSNEYNAVPTDNVNNNNNQYGKKNKNTTNYSYNENEKKENVINLENLKNEMNEYKKDAHINENCSRNTTSSCISNKSNSSHKTKVLASYTERPKHDNVNTLKKEIHFDDNISTSIINDDINVENNNYSHYQDTYIKDKNTYDDTDPMFDGKEYLKSQSLILKEKCINDIPKKLTEESIKEKIQLIGIESYYKSIEEIDNNNVIISMSEFKGDDNKGGTMRLGVKQSKIIDKESLTYKAYDEELYIYERHRHRYEINPKYVPLLEAVGLSFVAKDIHSVRMEICEIKNLDFYVGVQFHPEFTSRPFKSNPIFLAFVLASKKKLKERLNKYGNKLCSGILYK is encoded by the coding sequence aTGGATAGTGTAGATGATGAGAAACCTATAACTAAATATATCATTGTGACCGGAGGTAATATGAGTGGGCTAGGTAAAGGGACAGCTATGAGTAGTATGGCTGTTTTATTGTTAAcaaaaaacattttattaaCTACAATAAAGATTGAcccatatttaaatattgatGCAGGTACTATGTCTCCATATGAACATGGAGAGGTTTATGTATTAGAAGATGGTGGTGAAGTTGATTTAGATTTAGGTAATTATGAAcgatttttaaatataagattaacttataagaataatattacatcaggtaaaatatatgaagaagttataaaaaaagaaagaaaaggtGAATACTTAGGTAAAACAGTACAAGTAGTACCACATGTAACAGATGCTATACAAAAATGGATAAAAGATGTGattgatgaaaatattaagaaaatgaaaaaagaatataatatcgattcttttaataaaattccTTGTATGTGTTTAATAGAAGTTGGTGGTACTGTTGGTGATATTGAATCAGCTGTTTATTTAGAAGCTTTACAacaattaattaataatttaaataatgatgatgttTGTCTATGTCATTTATCTTATGTACCTATTACAGGAAATCTTAGGGAACAAAAAACGAAACCTACACAACATagtgtaaaaatattaagagAAGCAGGTTTAAAACcagattttatattttgtagaTGTGAAGAACCATTAACACAAGAagctattaaaaaaattgctTTATTCTCACAAGTTAAAAATGAACATGTTATATCATTACATGATACATCTAATGTATATAAAGTTCCTTTAATTttagaaaaacaaaatgtttgtattaatgtattaaaaaagttAAATCTAGAAAATATcgtattaaataataaattacaaaTCTCACcttattcatttaatatatggaaACAACTCGCAGACAGATATGAATCACCAACCGAACAAGTTGTTATAGGTATTGTAGGTAAATATACAGCATCTAATGATACTTATTTATCTATTATCTCATCTTTAGTACATGCATGTTTAGAATGTGGATTTAAATTAGTTATTAAGTATATTAACAGTAGCCATTTATccttaaaacaaaaaaaacaaaaaaaaaatatggactggaaaaaaaaagcaaagaaatattcatatgaaaatttttatgaaaacAGTAGCACAGAAAAACTCATATTTGTAGACGATACTACTTCTGATGAagattatgataaaaaaagaagaataaaatatgaaaaagcaTGGGAAACATTAAAATCAGTAGATGGTGTTTTAGTACCTGGAGGATTTGGTACGAGAGGTATTGaaggaaaatatttatctTCAAAATATTGTCGTCTACATAATATACCATATTTAGGAATATGTTTAGGAATGCAAATAGCTGTTATAGATGTAGCGAgagaatatttaaatgtgAATGCAAATTCGGAGGAATTTGAGGATACAACAGAAATGCAATCTACATCAAACGAATATAATGCAGTACCTACTgataatgttaataataataataatcaatatggaaaaaaaaataaaaatacaactaattattcttataatgaaaatgaaaaaaaagaaaatgtaataaatttagaaaatttaaaaaatgaaatgaatgaatataaaaaggatgcacatataaatgaaaattgtAGTAGGAATACAACGTCATCTTGTATTTCAAATAAAAGTAATTCAAGTCATAAAACGAAAGTATTGGCTAGTTATACAGAACGTCCAAAACATGATAATGTAAATACTTTGAAAAAGGAAATTCattttgatgataatatatcaacatcaattataaatgatgatataaatgttgagaataataattattcacACTATcaagatacatatataaaagataaaaatacatatgatGATACGGATCCTATGTTTGATGGAaaggaatatttaaaaagtcAATCacttatattaaaagaaaaatgtataaaCGATATTCCTAAAAAATTAACTGAAGAATCAATAAAAGAGAAAATTCAACTTATAGGTATAGAAAGTTATTACAAAAGTATAGAAGAAATAGATAATAACAATGTAATTATATCTATGAGTGAATTTAAaggtgatgataataaaggaGGTACCATGCGTCTAGGTGTAAAACAATCAAAAATTATAGATAAAGAATCTTTAACATATAAAGCATACGAcgaagaattatatatatatgaaagacATAGACATAGATATGAAATAAATCCTAAGTATGTACCCTTATTAGAAGCTGTTGGATTATCATTTGTAGCTAAAGATATACATAGTGTCAGAATGGAAATTtgtgaaattaaaaatttagatTTTTATGTAGGTGTGCAATTTCATCCTGAATTTACTTCTAGACCATTTAAATCCAATCCTATATTTCTTGCATTTGTGTTAGCGTCAAAGAAAAAGTTAAAAGAGCGCTTGAACAAATATGGTAATAAGTTATGTTCAGGAATTTTAtacaaatga